From the Pseudomonas monsensis genome, the window GCAACAGGCTGAGCAGGACAAGCGCCTGGCCCTCGAACAGCGGCTGGCGACCAGTGAGCAAACCCATTACAGGAAATTGAGCGATGCCCAACGTGACCAAGATCGCATGCGCGATCGCCTTGCCACTGCTGATGTCCGGCTGTCAGTCCTCCTCGACGCGGATTCAGCCGGTGGCTGTGACTTGTCAAAAGCCACCGGCGCCGGCGGCGTGGATCATGCAGCCGTACGAGCCCGACTTGACCCAGCGCATGCTCAAAGAATTATCGACATCACCGACACCGGTGACAGGGGACTGATCGCGCTGCAGGCATGTCAGGCTTATGTGAAGGCTATCAGCGCTTCTGGTCTCGCGCCTCCCTGAGCAGTCGCTGGTTCTCAAGGAATAGATGATCACGCTGATCGGAGACCCGCAGCAGGCTATTTACCTGACCAAGCAGTTCGCCTCGTTCATTCTGGAGGCGAGCAACTTCAGCGGTGGATTTTTCGAGCTCGGCTTCTGATCGAGCTTTTCCGGCAGACAATTGATCGTTCATCTCAACCAGCTTGAATATCCGCTCCCTGGCTTGGCGCAGCTGCAGGTTCAGTTCCTCGAACTCATTTTCGTAAAGCGCGAGCTGGTGTCGGCAAGTTTCGAGCGGCGTCGGGCAATCGAGCCAGTCGTCGGTGTTTTCGATATCGGAGGGATTCACGGAAGACGCCTTGCTTTTTACTGTTTGGATATACAGTAATCGAGGTGCGGCGACCGGGCGAGGATGAAGCGACGAAGTGTCAGTCTGGAGTCATCAACACGGCTAAGGTCATCTTGATGAATTCTTCGTTCTTGTCGATTGCCCAGAGCGCGCCGCGGACATTCTCAGCGACATCGGCAGATCCGCGCTGCTCGACCCACTTCGATAATTCCATGATGGCGGCCTCGAGGGCGAGCTGGTTTTCGTTGATCTTGAATAGCAGGGAAGGGAGCAGATCTGAGTTCGGCATATTGGTTTCCTCCGTGGACGAAACCAGAGTAGCAGGAAGATTCAATGTCGGCAGAACGCCGGAGGAGGGCAAAGCACTGTAGGAAAATACAGCGCTAAGTTGTTGATTCTTATAGCGGGTAAAGTCGATTTCTTACCTTGCTAATTTCGGCTTGTTTTCGTTATTAATCAATAGGTTGTGTGTGTTTAGTGGTCACCTTGACATGGTGGTGTTCTGGACAACAACTCCCAGGTCGGAGTTATGCAGAATCGGCATACTGGCGGTCAGCCAGAGCGGAGCAGAAAAGAGGTGGATCGCCAAATTTCAGCGCCGTTTTCCGGTCCGCAATCATTTCAAGGTATGCGGAAACATTGGGCTGCATTGCAGGCTTTCAAGCTTGATTGCGGACCAGAAAACCTATCACAAGGTGCGGCCTGATTGATTTCCACTCGGGACTTAAAATCCCCCGCTCGTAAGGGCGTGCCGGTTCGATTCCGGCTTCGGGCACCATGAATATCAAGGGCTTGCATGACATACCTCATGCAAGCCCTTAGTTCTTTTTTCCGCAATCAAAATATCTTTTCCGCAATTCGTGACCGTTAGTCACCTCGTAGGGGTGACCTTCATACCCTTTCGCATACGGATGTACTGTTCTGTCATCCCTACGGTGGTGTGTCCAAGTTGGTCCCGAGCTTCTCTGATGCTCCCTGTTGACTCCTCTTTATCCGTGGCCGCTTTTGCTCGTAGGTCGCGCATCTGAAATTCTGCTTTTGGAATCCCGGCTGCTTCCCTGGCGTCATCGAACCGTTTTCTGAGCATGCTGGTTGTCATCGGCTGCCCAGAGTCGATTACTACGAGACGTGTTGATCTGATTTTCTGTCCAGCCTTTCGTGCCATGATTCGATCGATTACGACTTTGAGCTCACCAATGATCTCGATCCTTCGTTTAGCCCCAGTCTTGCCTTGCTGAACGGAGAGCTTTCCTTCTTTTATGTCTCGCTCATCCATCTTCAATGTGTCTGCGACCCTCTGATCTGTTAGATAGAAGAGGTCTAAAGCGTCTCTCAAGGGCTGATCATCATGCTCAAGGATGGAGCACGGGGGTGGGCCTTACTGCGCCGCCTCGCACTTCGCTCCGGTGTCTGTATCGTGTGCGGCGTGTCAGCGATGATGTTGCTGTTCGGCGCGGGCCTGTCGATTTGGACAGCGGGCGCCTTGGGTTGCCTGACCGCGATGGCCGGCGCGGATGTCGCAATCGGCTTGTACGAACGCTGGGTCGCCAAGCGGCTGGACCTGAGCGAAGCCGAGCCGAAGGCATGAGCCGGGCTGGCCGGGTAGGGCGCCGCTTTTTACGGGTCCTCCCCGAGGCCTGCCCCCCTACACGGGTTATCGAACTCGCGGAATCTTTCTAGCTGAAACCTTTGCAGGGATGTCCGTCTTTCCAAGGGAGTGGGGGCAGGGCATGGCACTCGGATGCCGGCTCGACAGCCGGACCGGGCAGAAAACCGCCGGGGACCCTGGGGACTTTCAAAGGGCACGGGGTCGGAAACCCGCGGGATCGCGTTAGTGGGAGACCCGCCAGCTTACTGAAATTTCAATCCACTGAAATCTTGAAAGGATTCATTGAAAAGCCGCTGAAAAGGAGGGCTTATGACCGCAGTCACGTACCTGTCCAAGAGCGCCTGCGCCGCGCACATCGGCCGGTCACCGAGTTATATCTCCTGGCTCAAGGAGAACGGTCGACTGGTGCTGTCGCCCAATGGCAAGCAAGTCGACGTGCTGGTCACCGAAGCATTGATCCGCGAAACCGCCGACCCGAGCAAGGCTGCCGTCGCTGCTCGCCACCAACAGGATCGGCTTCAGCGTGATGTATACAGGCACGTCGCAGCCAAATCCGAGTCGACTAACATGGCTGCGCCGCCATCCGCTGATCCTGCGCAAGGACAGACTCCTGACTTTCAGAAAGCAAGAGTGCATCGCGAGCATTACCTGGTGCGGATGGCGGAGATGGAGTTCCGTAAGGCACAAGGCGAACTGGTGGAAATCAGCTTTGTGCAGAAAGCCGCTTTTGAAACAGCACGTTCGCTCAATCACTCGTTGATGAGCCTCTCGCCGCAGTTGGCGCCACAACTAGCCGCGCTATCGGACCCGTGGGAAGTGGAACGACAGCTGACTGCTGCGCTACGTCAACGGCTCAACGAGGCGTCTCAAGTGTCCTGCGACGATTTTGGCGTCCTATTGAGCGAGTGCTGAGGGTATCCCTAGCTTAGGTTTAGTTATGGTTTGTGGAAAGGAGTGCTTCTGATGTTTGGCCAACTTGAAATGCAGTCATGACCTGGCACCATCAAAATTTCAGCCGTTGATGTGTTGGGGCGGCCTTTTTTAAAAGTGCGCAACTTCTTGCGCACTTGCTTCGCATATTGGGCTCGATAAATCGCTACAGCCCAAGTAGATTGTGGCCTGCAGCCAAGTGCGCAACTTCTTGCACATCACTGCGCAACTTCTTGCGCACTTTTCCTTTATTTTTTGCGGATTTATCCCAGCATCCGCGAGGAAAACGCTCGCAAGCCACGGTTTATAAGGGTATGAAAAAGTTGGCATGCTAATTGATGGCCATTGGCCGCCCCTTGGGTGATATCACCTATGGGCGCACCCAATGATTCAGCAAGGAGCACACCCCATGGCAACACCAGCGTACATGTCGGTTACCGGCGAAAAACAAGGCCTGATCACTGCCGGCGCATTCACCGCCGACTCCGTTGGCAACACCTACCAGGAAGGTCATGAAGACCAGGTCATGGTTCAGGCTTTCAGCCACGACGTGATCATCCCGCGTGACCCACAGTCCGGCCAACCAACCGGTCAGCGCGTGCACAAGCCAGTGGTTATCACCAAGGTCTACGACAAGGCTTCGCCTCTGCTGCAAGCGGCGCTGACTTCCGGCGAGCGCATGAGCGAAATCGTTATCCAGTGGTACCGCACTTCGGCTCAAGGTACTCAAGAGCACTACTACACCACCAAACTGGAAGACGCGATCATCGTCGCCATCAACAACAAAATGCACAACTGTCAGGATCCAGGCAACGCGCACTTCACCCACCTGGAAGAAGTGCAGTTCACCTACCGCAAAATCACCTGGACCCACGAAGTATCCGGTACTTCGGGTTCCGATGACTGGCGTGCTCCAGTCGTTTAATTACGGCTGATGGTTGTACCGCCCCGGCCGGCATCGCTGGTCGGGGCGCACTCACTTCTAAAGAATTTTTGCCAATAGCCCCTTGAGGGCTGTTGCGCGTCGCAGCACTGCGCGAGGGACAAGGGAATGTTCTCACCGGCCAACCAGCCTCATTTCAATCTGACCGTCGATGGCATCGACAGCGACTTCCAGGTGCTGTCGTTCACCGGTCGTGAAGCCCTCAACACGCCGTTCGAATTCGAGCTGGAACTGGTCAGTGAAAAGGCCTCGATCAACCTCGAAAGCGTGCTGCACAAACTGGCGTTTCTGCAGCTGTCGCCGAGCGGCACTGGCATCCACGGGTTGGTCTACAGCATCGCCCAGGGCGAGGCGGGCAAGCGCCTGACCCGCTACAAGATCTCCCTGCGCCCGCAACTGGCGTACCTTGCGCATCGGGTCAACCAGCGCATCTTCCAGCAGATGACCGTGCAGCAGATCATCAGCAAGGTCCTGGAAGAACACGGCATCCTCGCCAGCGATTACCACTTCCAGCTCAGCGCGATTTACCCCGAGCGCATTTACTGCGTGCAGTACGACGAATCGGACCTGGATTTCATCCAGCGCCTGTGCGAAGAGGAGGGCATTCACTACCACTTCCAGCACACCGCCAGCGGCCACAAACTGACCTTCGGCGATGACCAGACGGTGTTCCCGAAACTGGCGCCCGTGGCCTATCAGCAGGACTCAGGACTGGTCGCCGACAAACCGGTGGTCAAGCGTTTTGGCCTGCGCCTGGCCACCCGCACCAGTCGTACCACGCGGCGTGATTACGACTTCGTCAAACCGAAGATCGAGCTGGAAAGTGATGCCAAAAGCAGCGCCCAACCGGACCTCGAAGACTACGATTACCCCGGCCGTTTCGTTGATCGTGAGCGTGGCAAGCACCTGGCCAATCGCGCGCTGGAACGCCATCGCAGCGACTATCGTCTGGCCGAGGGCAACAGCGATCAGCCGATCCTCGTCAGCGGGCATTTTCTGGCCCTGACCGACCACGCCAACCCGACGTGGAACGACTTGTGGCTGCTCACCGAAATTCTGCATGAAGGTAAACAACCGCAGGTGCTGGAAGAGTCGGTCACCAGCGACACCACCGACAACAAAGACGATTTCCACCAGGGCTACCGCAACCGCTTTAGCGCGATTCCGTGGGACGTGCCATACCGTCCGCCGCTCGATCACCCGAAACCGAAAGTCCTGGGCACCCAGAGCGCCGTAGTCTGCGGCCCTGAAGGCGAAGAGATCTACTGCGACCAGTATGGCCGGGTGAAGGTGCAGTTCTTCTGGGACCGCGAAGGCAAGCACGACGACATGACCAGTTGCTGGATGCGCGTTGCGTCGAGCTGGGCAGCGGAAACCTTTGGCTCGATCAATATTCCACGGGTCGGCATGGAGGTGTTGATCACCTTCCTCGAAGGCGATCCCGATCAGCCGCTGATCACCGGTTGCCTGTACCACGGCGCGAACCTGCCGCCGTACAAACTGCCGGATTTCAAAACCCTGGCCACGGTCAAGAGCAAGGAATACAAGGGCAGCCGCGCCAACGAGCTACGCATCGACGACACCACCAGCGAGATCAGCATCGCGCTGCGCAGTGATCATGGTGCGAGTGCGATCAACCTTGGCTACCTGACCCATCCACGTCCGAGCGGCGGTCAGCCGCGCGGTGAAGGTTTTGAGTTAAGAACTGACCGCCACGGTGCGGTGCGTGCCGGTGCCGGTCTGCTCATCACCACCGAGCCGCGCCCGAACGAATCCAAGCACCACAAGGATCTGCCGGAAACCGCCGAACGCCTCGCGACGGCCAGCGATCAGCAGGATGGTTTCGCTGTTCAGGCCAAAGAGCTTCAAGCCCAAGAGGCCGGTGATCAGGACGACGTCGCCAAAGCGTTGCACGCCCAGCATCAAGGCGTGCTCGGCAGTGGTCCGGCGAACATGACCGCCAATGAGTTCCCGGAATTCACCGAGCCGCATCTGGTGCTCGCCAGCCCGGCCGGCATCGCCCTGACCACGCCGCGCTCCAGCCACATCGCCACCGGCGAACACCTGGCGCTGAGCAGCACCGGCCACACCAGCCTGTCGATCG encodes:
- a CDS encoding terminase small subunit yields the protein MTAVTYLSKSACAAHIGRSPSYISWLKENGRLVLSPNGKQVDVLVTEALIRETADPSKAAVAARHQQDRLQRDVYRHVAAKSESTNMAAPPSADPAQGQTPDFQKARVHREHYLVRMAEMEFRKAQGELVEISFVQKAAFETARSLNHSLMSLSPQLAPQLAALSDPWEVERQLTAALRQRLNEASQVSCDDFGVLLSEC
- a CDS encoding type VI secretion system Vgr family protein, whose amino-acid sequence is MFSPANQPHFNLTVDGIDSDFQVLSFTGREALNTPFEFELELVSEKASINLESVLHKLAFLQLSPSGTGIHGLVYSIAQGEAGKRLTRYKISLRPQLAYLAHRVNQRIFQQMTVQQIISKVLEEHGILASDYHFQLSAIYPERIYCVQYDESDLDFIQRLCEEEGIHYHFQHTASGHKLTFGDDQTVFPKLAPVAYQQDSGLVADKPVVKRFGLRLATRTSRTTRRDYDFVKPKIELESDAKSSAQPDLEDYDYPGRFVDRERGKHLANRALERHRSDYRLAEGNSDQPILVSGHFLALTDHANPTWNDLWLLTEILHEGKQPQVLEESVTSDTTDNKDDFHQGYRNRFSAIPWDVPYRPPLDHPKPKVLGTQSAVVCGPEGEEIYCDQYGRVKVQFFWDREGKHDDMTSCWMRVASSWAAETFGSINIPRVGMEVLITFLEGDPDQPLITGCLYHGANLPPYKLPDFKTLATVKSKEYKGSRANELRIDDTTSEISIALRSDHGASAINLGYLTHPRPSGGQPRGEGFELRTDRHGAVRAGAGLLITTEPRPNESKHHKDLPETAERLATASDQQDGFAVQAKELQAQEAGDQDDVAKALHAQHQGVLGSGPANMTANEFPEFTEPHLVLASPAGIALTTPRSSHIATGEHLALSSTGHTSLSIGKRLLASASRGMRLFVQSMGWRLVAASGDIDVRALKDSINLLAKLNITANADRITITAKTELVIQGGGSATTYNAGGITHATSGPYTAHAANFAYTGAKSLAGVFPEPPKPGKGNLELFNQYAGRQGIKDGDYEVIDALGKSIKGKLDAKGFASVAGAAPGPARVLFGKDPADTWSDGSYIGKPEWPLNPPGAEDVPSQVQAMVAQVLPSKSWDMLEKGKDMAQTGMSAMQTAQQVKGVVQGGVAGLPKLASAAMPSASGILGAASKGGQLPTLPAPTLPKPSLKTPGLLAGEMLS
- a CDS encoding Hcp family type VI secretion system effector; its protein translation is MATPAYMSVTGEKQGLITAGAFTADSVGNTYQEGHEDQVMVQAFSHDVIIPRDPQSGQPTGQRVHKPVVITKVYDKASPLLQAALTSGERMSEIVIQWYRTSAQGTQEHYYTTKLEDAIIVAINNKMHNCQDPGNAHFTHLEEVQFTYRKITWTHEVSGTSGSDDWRAPVV
- a CDS encoding lysis system i-spanin subunit Rz, encoding MTVPWKAVGLLALVLIGTVSAWQFQDWRYGKQLAEQARLHAETLNDLTQAAATAQQAEQDKRLALEQRLATSEQTHYRKLSDAQRDQDRMRDRLATADVRLSVLLDADSAGGCDLSKATGAGGVDHAAVRARLDPAHAQRIIDITDTGDRGLIALQACQAYVKAISASGLAPP